GTTTGAGACTGAATGAGCAGTTCCTCGGTTCTCATACTCGCCGCGATCGTGTTTAATACGATCCCGATACTCTCCGTAAGCTGGTCCAAAAAACTCAAGTGAATCGGAGTAAAACTTTGGAAAGAAGCCAACTCGATGATCGCCTTTACTTCTCCTTCGAACAATACCGGCAGAACTACGATGTTCAGCGGGGAAGATTCCCCCAAAGCGGAGCTGACTTTGATATAATCGGCGGGGACCTGGGTCAATAGGATCCTTTCCTTTTCCAGAAAACATTGGCCGACCAATCCCTCTCCCGGTTTGAATCGATTGGACACGTATTTCCTTTCCTGGTACGCGTAACTAGCCAGCAATTTCAAGGAATACTCGCTTTCCATCGTTTCCGTAATGAAGAAGGCTCCGTGTTGCACGGAAACCAGCGGAGCCAATTCGGATAGAATCAACTTACTTACGTTCACTAAATTTCTTTGGCCTTGCAATAACTGCGTAAATTTCGCTAAGTTCGTCTTCAACCAGTCCTGCTCCGTATTGATCCTGGTCGTCTCCCTTAGGTTTCGGATCATCTCGTTGATGTTATCCGATAGAGCCGCAACTTCTCCGGCGGCCTTGACCGTTACCGATCTGGACAAATCCCCTTTCGTTACCCCTGTGGCCACTTCCGCGATCGCACGCACCTGAGTGGTCAAGTTACTTGCAAGCTGGTTCACGTTGTCGGTCAAATCCCTCCAAAGTCCGGCAGCCCCCGGAACACTTGCCTGACCGCCTAACTTTCCTTCGATTCCCACCTCCCGGGCAACCGTGGTCACCTGGTCTCCGAACAATCCCAAAGTGTCGATCATGTCGTTGATCGTATCCGACAATTCCGCGATTTCCCCTTTGGCCTCCATATATAATTTTTTCTTTAAGTCCCCGTTTGCGACGGACGTTACCACTTCGGCGATTCCCCGCACCTGAGTGGTCAAATTGTTTGCCATGAAGTTCACGCTGTCCGTAAGGTCCTTCCAAGTCCCCGCGACTCCACGAACGTCCGCTTGTCCTCCCAGCTTTCCTTCCGTTCCCACCTCCCGGGCAACACGGGTCACCTCCGATGCAAACGAATTCAACTGGTCCACCATCGTGTTGATCGTGTCCTTCAACTCTAGGATCTCTCCCTTCACGTCCACTGTGATCTTCTTGGACAAGTCACCGGTTGCGACCGCAGTCGTAACCTCGGCGATGTTTCGTACTTGGCCCGTCAGGTTGGAAGCCATGAAGTTCACGCTGTCCGTAAGGTCCTTCCAAGTTCCCGCGACTCCACGAACGTCCGCTTGCCCACCTAGCTTTCCTTCCGTTCCCACTTCCCGAGCAACGCGGGTCACCTCCGATGCAAACGAATTCAACTGGTCGACCATCGTGTTGATCGTATCCTTCAACTCTAGGATCTCTCCCTTCACGTCCACTGTGATCTTCTTGGATAAGTCCCCAGTTGCCACCGCAGTCGTTACTTCGGCGATGTTCCTCACTTGGCCCGTCAGGTTGGAAGCCATGGAATTCACACTGTCCGTAAGGTCCTTCCAAGTCCCCGCGACTCCGCGAACGTCCGCTTGCCCGCCGAGTTCCCCTTCCGTTCCCACCTCCCGAGCAACACGGGTCACCTCCGATGCGAAGGAATTCAACTGGTCCACCATCGTATTGATTGTGTCCTTCAAAGCGAGGATCTCTCCTTTGACGTCCACTGTGATCTTCTTCGATAAGTCCCCTCGCGCCACAGCGGTCGTAACCTCGGCGATGTTCCTCACCTGGCCCGTCAGGTTGGAAGCCATGGAATTCACACTGTCCGTGAGATCCTTCCAAGTTCCCGCCACTCCACGAACATCCGCTTGTCCGCCCAGCTTTCCTTCCGTTCCCACCTCTCGAGCAACACGAGTCACCTCCGATGCAAACGAATTCAACTGGTCCACCATCGTGTTGATCGTATTTTTGAGTTCTAGGATTTCTCCCTTCACGTCCACCGTGATCTTCTTGGACAAGTCCCCTCGTGCTACCGCCTTGGTCACTTCCGCGATATCCCTCACCTGACCTGTTAGGTTTCCGGCCATGGAGTTCACACTGTCCGTAAGATCCTTCCAAGTCCCCGCGACTCCACGAACATCCGCTTGTCCGCCTAGCTTTCCTTCCGTTCCCACTTCTCGAGCAACACGGGTCACCTCCGAAGCAAGAGAATTCAACTGGTCCACCATCGTGTTGATCGTATTTTTGAGTTCTAGGATCTCTCCCTTCACGTCCACTGTGATCTTCTTGGAAAGGTCTCCCGTAGCGACCGCTTTAGTCACTTCCGCGATATCCCTCACTTGACCCGTCAGGTTGGAAGCCATGGAGTTCACACTGTCCGTAAGGTCCTTCCAAGTCCCCGCGACTCCACGAACATCCGCTTGTCCTCCCAGCTTTCCTTCCGTTCCCACCTCCCGGGCAACACGGGTCACCTCCGATGCAAACGAATTCAACTGGTCCACCATCGTGTTCACGATTTTTGCCGTTCTCAAAAATTCCCCTTTTAGAGGTTTCCCGTCTATCGCAAGCGACATGTTTTGGGAAAGGTCCCCGCCGGCTACGGCGCCGATCACTCGAGTCACTTCCGTATTCGGTTGAACTAGATTGCCGATCAGAACGTTGACGGAATTCATGCAAGCCGCCCATGATCCCCGAGCGGAAACGGAATTGATCCTTTGAGAAATCTTTCCTTCCTGTCCTACCTCGTTTCCGATTCGCTCGAATTCCTTTACCATCCTGTCGTTTTGATCTATGATATCGTTTAACAAATCCGCGATCTTACCCGCGATTCCTACGTTATCGACAGGCATGCGACGGGAAAGATCCCCTCGCTTTAAAGCGGAAAGGACTTCCAATAACTGTTTCAGATTTAAAGTTTCGTTACCGGTTGTTTCGATGGTTTTCGTACTAGCCATATAATCTCCGTTGATTCGAAGAAACCGAGAGAATCTATTAAACACCTTTAATGGAGAAATGAAAAGAAAAAAAGGGGCCGACGCCCAAAAAGAACGTTTCTTCGCCTAATTCATATTATATGATCCGTTTTGTGTAGCAACGAATACGACACAACGTCGAATGTCGGTTTGGCCGGAACTAAGGAATTCGAACTACTATTGGATCAACCCCTGATCAAAGGCATAAAATACCAGTTCCTGAGTGGATTTTAAATTCATTTTGGCAAGGATGCGACCTCTATACGTATGAACCGTGCTGATGCTCAACTCTAACTCGGACGAAATATCCCGTACGCTCTTTCCTTTAATCAGCATGAACATGATCTGAAATTCCCGATTAGAAAGGGATTCGTGCGACATTTTGTCTTGAGGCCGGGACATTTCCCGGATGATGGTTTCCGCGGTCGCCTGACTGATGTATCTTTCCCCGGAAAAAACCTTTCGGATCGCCGAGATCAATTCCTCCGCCGCGCTCGCTTTGGAAAGGTATCCGGCGGCTCCTGATTTCAAGGCCCTGACTGCGAACCTTTCCTCTGAATACACGCTTAACACCAGAACGAACGTGTTAGGGGAAAGTTCCTGTACGGATTGGATCGCATCCAGACCGCTCATGTCGGGCAGGTTGATATCCAAAATCACGACATTCGGTTTTTGACGATCCAGAAAATCCAAAACCTGCTGCCCTCGTTCCGCTTCGAAAACGACGGATATATCGCTTTCGGTTTCCAAGACTTTTTTCAGTCCTTCCCGGATCAACGCGTGATCGTCCGCCAAAACCACAGAAATCATATTTAAAGCCTCCCTTCCTTTTTTTCCAAAGGAACCTTCGCGGAAATCGTAGTGCCGCCGCCGTGCTCGGAGCGAATCTTCAATTCCCCACCCAAAAAGATCGCGCGCTCTCGCATCCCGATCAGCCCCAACGATTTCGAGCTGACTATATCCGTTTCCGAGATACCTACTCCATTATCACTGATCGTTAATACCACGTCGCATTCGGATCCTTCGACCGATACCTTTACTCGAGAGGCTCCCGAATGGCGTGCAACGTTCGTCAATGTTTCCTGAAAAATACGGAACAGTGCCACGGAAATGTCCTTGTCGAACTTCTCCTCGCTTCCCTTCCTCTCGACGCTTAAAAAAATTCCCGTCCTATCCTGAAAATCCCTGCCGAACCAACGGATCCCTTCCAAAAACCCGAGGTCCTCTAAAACTAAGGGCCGTAGTTCCGTCGCGATCCTTCTAACGGAACCTATAGCCGCCTCGACGATGCCGTCCATGGATTTCAATTCTCGGGAAATGCGGGCGCTTTCTTTTGCGTCGTTCGATAGATTGGCACGGAGAAGAGAGAGATCTATCTTTAAGGCGGTAAGCAATTGTCCGAGCTCGTCGTGGACTTCCCTGGAAATTTTGATCCTCTCGTCTTCCCTAGCATCCTGTAATCGCGCGGATAATGCCCTCAACTGCTCCCTGGAACTGCGGAGCTCCTCTTCACCTAACTTTTGCTTGGTGATATCGATCATCACTCCGATCAACTTGGGAAAAATCCCCTTTTCCTTCACTGCTCGGACGATATTTCGGAACCAAAGTACCCTCCCGTCCTGCGCGAGAATGCGAAAGATGATTTCGACGGAATCCCCTTCCGAAAGGGATTCCAAGCAG
The genomic region above belongs to Leptospira fletcheri and contains:
- a CDS encoding ATP-binding protein, which encodes MKRFSLLSEVGNEYRPNDEFFAEELLHKISLLNLLQQVATAANETSDPESLLQFAIDRICRIANWELGRGYVLNRNGEFEPVSVWYSREKDFPNDLRAVLEHDRNSEFESIAKRAAREGKPLWVEDLREDPHFARILSVGKTSVKSAYVIPIRVRKRVVGVLEFLFSASAPEASLIEALFNVCSQIGRVFERCESEELLREAESHYRKFVEQVHAIFWEGEGKPLRIGYLSREAEGLLGFRSVRWTGDDLSWLSRLYPADRKKVVHCLESLSEGDSVEIIFRILAQDGRVLWFRNIVRAVKEKGIFPKLIGVMIDITKQKLGEEELRSSREQLRALSARLQDAREDERIKISREVHDELGQLLTALKIDLSLLRANLSNDAKESARISRELKSMDGIVEAAIGSVRRIATELRPLVLEDLGFLEGIRWFGRDFQDRTGIFLSVERKGSEEKFDKDISVALFRIFQETLTNVARHSGASRVKVSVEGSECDVVLTISDNGVGISETDIVSSKSLGLIGMRERAIFLGGELKIRSEHGGGTTISAKVPLEKKEGRL
- a CDS encoding HAMP domain-containing protein, whose product is MASTKTIETTGNETLNLKQLLEVLSALKRGDLSRRMPVDNVGIAGKIADLLNDIIDQNDRMVKEFERIGNEVGQEGKISQRINSVSARGSWAACMNSVNVLIGNLVQPNTEVTRVIGAVAGGDLSQNMSLAIDGKPLKGEFLRTAKIVNTMVDQLNSFASEVTRVAREVGTEGKLGGQADVRGVAGTWKDLTDSVNSMASNLTGQVRDIAEVTKAVATGDLSKKITVDVKGEILELKNTINTMVDQLNSLASEVTRVAREVGTEGKLGGQADVRGVAGTWKDLTDSVNSMAGNLTGQVRDIAEVTKAVARGDLSKKITVDVKGEILELKNTINTMVDQLNSFASEVTRVAREVGTEGKLGGQADVRGVAGTWKDLTDSVNSMASNLTGQVRNIAEVTTAVARGDLSKKITVDVKGEILALKDTINTMVDQLNSFASEVTRVAREVGTEGELGGQADVRGVAGTWKDLTDSVNSMASNLTGQVRNIAEVTTAVATGDLSKKITVDVKGEILELKDTINTMVDQLNSFASEVTRVAREVGTEGKLGGQADVRGVAGTWKDLTDSVNFMASNLTGQVRNIAEVTTAVATGDLSKKITVDVKGEILELKDTINTMVDQLNSFASEVTRVAREVGTEGKLGGQADVRGVAGTWKDLTDSVNFMANNLTTQVRGIAEVVTSVANGDLKKKLYMEAKGEIAELSDTINDMIDTLGLFGDQVTTVAREVGIEGKLGGQASVPGAAGLWRDLTDNVNQLASNLTTQVRAIAEVATGVTKGDLSRSVTVKAAGEVAALSDNINEMIRNLRETTRINTEQDWLKTNLAKFTQLLQGQRNLVNVSKLILSELAPLVSVQHGAFFITETMESEYSLKLLASYAYQERKYVSNRFKPGEGLVGQCFLEKERILLTQVPADYIKVSSALGESSPLNIVVLPVLFEGEVKAIIELASFQSFTPIHLSFLDQLTESIGIVLNTIAASMRTEELLIQSQTLTEELQGRQQELTNTNARLEDQAKSLKASEDLLKEQREKLQEKNEELEEKARLLANQNDEVEQKNSEVEQARFSLEEKARQLALTSRYKSEFLANMSHELRTPLNNILILSKLLSDNESESLSTKQIEFARTINASGNDLLQLINDILDLSKIESGKMSVDLDTVSFMGLADYLERSFRETAKNRGLEFQVDLNSELPNGMITDLHKLQQILRNLLSNAFKFTPKGSVTLRIFPSKVGRKFSYVHTAETRIAFSVIDTGIGIPAEKQSVIFEAFRQADGSTSRKYGGTGLGLSISKEITKLLGGELKLTSQAGVGSTFTLYLPVEYFPSDEGFNESEYLKPEDVWARHGRVGEKDKKGISDGFSNTIPSAKASSAGISVLSEEKSLVETDSEILIFCDKESSASLLFESVSERGWKAIVCPDWESGRDLLRSPSICGIFLDLQSGELDNWIVLDALKQRSESRRIPVCVVSNQSDRWKGYRMGAFVQIGEPPDPTSIVEVLDKIRNYSAKKSKTVVFTGRNEILEECRTTLESRGVTVKFADNLEDAIRTGRREDLDCLVVLSDLLDEESNSIRTIWESEIKPVPVVLYKNGNADLEKRDLIRNLKSQTALVEVESRGQLNNALHVFLHLSSSEPSELEGMEDSHKRENLKDILENHKVLIVDDDVRNIFALTSMLEQSKMRIVYAESAKNGIDILQRMNDVEIVLMDVMMPDMDGYEAIRTIRSLSTFRNLPIFALTAKAMKGDREKCMEAGATYYVTKPVDVNGLLSLLRVCFT
- a CDS encoding response regulator; translated protein: MISVVLADDHALIREGLKKVLETESDISVVFEAERGQQVLDFLDRQKPNVVILDINLPDMSGLDAIQSVQELSPNTFVLVLSVYSEERFAVRALKSGAAGYLSKASAAEELISAIRKVFSGERYISQATAETIIREMSRPQDKMSHESLSNREFQIMFMLIKGKSVRDISSELELSISTVHTYRGRILAKMNLKSTQELVFYAFDQGLIQ